In the genome of Vicia villosa cultivar HV-30 ecotype Madison, WI linkage group LG7, Vvil1.0, whole genome shotgun sequence, one region contains:
- the LOC131620900 gene encoding UTP--glucose-1-phosphate uridylyltransferase, whose product MAATATDANLDNLKSSVAGLEQISENEKSGFINLVSRYLSGEAQHVEWSKIQTPTDEVVVPYDTLAPTPAGSAEIKSLLDKLVVLKLNGGLGTTMGCTGPKSVIEVRDGLTFLDLIVVQIENLNSKYGSNVPLLLMNSFNTHDDTQKIVEKYQNSNIEIHTFNQSQYPRLVADDFLPLPAKGNTGKDGWYPPGHGDVFPSLSNSGKLDALLSQGKEYVFVANSDNLGAIVDLKILNHLIEHKNEYCMEVTPKTLADVKGGTLISYEGRVQLLEIAQVADEHVGEFKSIEKFKIFNTNNLWVNLKAIKRLVEADALKMEIIPNPKEVDGVKVLQLETAAGAAIRFFDKAIGINVPRSRFLPVKATSDLLLVQSDLYTLEDGSVIRNPARTNPENPAIELGPEFKKVSNFLSRFKSIPSIVELDSVKVAGDVWFGAGVVLKGKVSIIAKSGVKLEIPDGAVIANKEINGPEDL is encoded by the exons ATGGCTGCCACCGCTACCGATGCCAACCTCGACAATCTCAAATCCTCCGTCGCTGGATTGGAACAAATCAG TGAGAATGAGAAAAGCGGATTCATCAACCTCGTCTCTCGTTATCTCAG CGGCGAAGCGCAACATGTAGAATGGAGTAAGATCCAGACGCCAACTGATGAAGTGGTTGTGCCTTATGACACTTTAGCGCCAACTCCTGCTG GTTCTGCTGAGATCAAAAGTCTTTTGGATAAGCTTGTGGTGTTGAAGCTTAATGGAGGCTTGGGGACAACTATGGGTTGCACTGGTCCAAA ATCCGTCATTGAAGTTCGTGATGGACTGACATTTTTAGATTTGATTGTCGTCCAAATAGAG AATCTCAATTCCAAATATGGGAGCAATGTTCCTTTGCTTTTGATGAACTCATTCAACACTCATGACGACACCCAAAAG ATTGTTGAAAAATACCAAAACTCGAATATTGAGATTCATACTTTTAACCAG AGCCAATATCCTCGATTGGTTGCTGATGACTTTTTACCATTGCCTGCAAAAGGGAACACCGGCAAGGATGGGTG GTATCCTCCTGGTCATGGGGATGTCTTTCCATCATTATCGAACAGTGGAAAACTTGATGCACTATTATCACAG GGTAAAGAGTATGTGTTTGTTGCCAATTCAGATAACTTGGGAGCTATAGTTGACTTGA AAATCTTAAACCATCTGATTGAGCACAAGAATGAATATTGTATGGAG GTAACTCCCAAAACATTAGCCGATGTTAAGGGTGGCACTTTGATTTCTTATGAAGGAAGGGTTCAG CTCCTGGAAATCGCACAAGTCGCAGATGAACAT GTTGGTGAATTCAAGTCAATAGAGAAGTTCAAAATTTTCAACACAAATAATTT GTGGGTGAACTTGAAAGCAATCAAAAGACTCGTCGAAGCTGATGCTCTCAAGATGGAGATTATTCCCAATCCAAAG GAAGTTGATGGAGTAAAAGTTCTTCAGCTGGAAACTGCAGCTGGTGCAGCAATAAGG TTCTTTGACAAGGCTATTGGGATTAATGTTCCTCGATCCCGATTCCTTCCGGTGAAGGCAACTTCAGATTTGCTTCTTGTCCAG TCGGACCTCTACACCTTGGAAGATGGATCTGTCATTCGGAACCCAGCTAGGACTAATCCAGAAAACCCTGCTATTGAACTGGGGCCAGAATTTAAGAAG GTTAGCAACTTCTTGAGCCGCTTCAAGTCAATTCCTAGTATCGTTGAGCTTGACAGTGTAAAAGTGGCTGGTGATGTATGGTTTGGAGCTGGTGTCGTCCTCAAG GGGAAAGTCAGTATCATAGCCAAATCTGGCGTAAAGCTGGAGATTCCTGACGGAGCCGTAATTGCAAACAAG GAAATTAATGGCCCAGAGGACCTGTGA